In Candidatus Zixiibacteriota bacterium, the genomic window GGTATCGGAATCGCGATGTTGAGTTGGCTGACCTTAGCCGTGGTGTTCGACGGCATCCTGTTGCTGATCGTGTATCAGTTCTCCGAGTATCCGATCGAGCGTCTGCTGCTGGCTCTGACGCTGCTGAATCCGATCGATCTCGGGCGTATCGCCTTGATCCTGCGCACCGATTTTGCCGCGCTGATGGGACATTCCGGTGCGCTGTTTCGCGATTTCTTCGGTGCCGGCTGGGGGACGGCGGTGAGCATCGCCTCGCTGTTGCTGTGGAGTACGCTTCCGTTCCTGCTGAGCCTGCGGCGCTTTCAGAGAAAAGACTTCTGATTCCGATTTGCCTCCGATCGTTCCAGTTTACTTCCGACTGGAACAAAAACGGGTCCTTGCCGATGACTGCGGCAAGGACCCATTGTGTTTCGAACGTGGCTTAAGCGCCTGAGCTGCGTCAGTTCTTCTTGTCTTTTCGCTGCGGCGCGGCCGCCGGAGACTCGACTAACTCAATCTTGTTGTAGACGAAATCCTTGCTGCTGTCAAGAATGATCTGATCAAAGGCGGCCTTGTTGAACAGCTCACTGTCGCGCTCAAGGTAGTTGGCGCCGAACTCCTCCTTGGGAATGATCAGCTTGTTGGCGTATCGATCCACCAGCTTGTACGGTGGCTTGACACTGAAGCTGTAGCGGCCGTATTCGACGTTGTTGAAGTCGAAGACCCGACCCTCATCCAGACGAATCAGCTCGAACTCGGAAGCCGAGAGCGTGTCGTAGCGAATTCCCGACTCCGAGTAAATCGTCGCGACCGGCACGAAGTTGAAGCTGTAGTTGGTCGTGAAGTAGATAAACTGCGACGAATCGGCGCCGGCGGTGAATTCCTTCGGGAAGAGATAGCTCTTCTTGTCAAAGATTTGATATTCACCGGGCGGGAGATAGAAATAGAAGAACTCGCGCGGTTCTTTGAGCCGGCGGTTGAGATAACGCTCGGCGGTGTGGACAACGTACTTCTCTTCATCGCTGAGAAAGCCCTGGCGCAGGCGTAATTCGACCGGGTTGTCGAGCAGCTTCTTCTGCGGCACCAGTTCGTTGAAGGCGTTGCAGGTCGCGAACTTGTACATCCACTCTTTCTCGATGAACTGCAATTGCTCGCGATAGGACATGTCGCTGGCCGTGTCGATATAGGCGCGGTACGATGGCAACAGCGTCTCCAGCTCGGTGCGTCCCCACCAGACCCAGGAGGGGCTGTTCAGGCCATAATGCAGCACGATGAAGCGGGCGTAGGAAGAGCCCAGCAACTGGTCGAGCAACTCGCTCTTGACCGGCTCGTAGAACCAGATCGTCCATTGACGTTCGATATTCTGCACCGCCATGTCGGAAAGGAAAAGGCGATCGGCGTCGCCGGTAAGCGTCTTCGACGCTTCAAGGATCTCCTGCATGTCGTCGTTGAGATCGGTCATCTCCAGCGTCGTGGCCGCGCTCACGGCAGTCATGGCGGCCAGCAGGCCGGCAACGATCAGCAGAGTGCGCAGGCGATATATGATGGCAGTCATTGCGATTCCTCCTGGCTATTCGGACGTGCCTAATTGACTTGCGGGTTCGATCAGCGCCTGGAAGCCCTTGAGTTGTTGGAAGAGCTCGTCGGCGCTGGTAAAGCGGGCGGCATCTTGCAGGGCCCGAATCGACTTCTCACCCCAGAATACCGCTTCCTTGGAAACACTTTCGATCTTGCCCCGATCGAGCGAACCGAGGTCGACCAGATACTTGGCGCTGGTCAGAATCTCAGGATAGCGCCCGGCGTTGTAGAGGTACTCGGCATAGGTGGGCAGGAATGCAACCGCCGTCGCCACGTAGATTTCGCTGTTGTAGTTGCGGGCGTAGAATCCCTCCGGTGGATTCTGCAGGGTCTTCATCAAGTCAAGGCAGCGGCGGAAGTAGTTCCACGCCATGTCGTTTTCGTGGCTCGCATTAGTCTCGGCCAGCAGGAAGTAGGCAATGGTCTGTCCGTAAGTCGATTTCAGCGTATCGCTGGCGATAGCGGCATAATAGCTGACCATCCGCCGCAGCGAGTCCTTGACGGCATTTTCCTGCTTCATCCCGATAAACTGGTCGTTGACCCACACCGCCTTGGTTAAATTCGCCACGCCGAAGAGATTCGGATATTCCGGCTCGAGCATGTCATTGACGCTCGCAACGTAGCTGTTCTCGCGGTCGTAGAGATTCTCGCGATTGGCGCGGCGCAGGATATTCTTGACGATCGGTGCGAAGGAATTGGAGCTGGGGCAGAAAGTCGCCGCCATCAAGATATCCTTGAGCAGGAAGGCGGTATTTCCCGGCAGGCTTGAAGTCTGCAGTTGTCCCGGCTCGAGCTTGTAGTAAGCATCAAGATAGCGGGTATAGAGCTGCAGCAGCAGACCGCGCAGCTTCTCCTGCATATCCGCGTTCTGCGGATCCTGCTTGAGTTCTTCCAGGGCCAGGAGGAACTGGATCTCGGCGTTATAATAGTAGCTTTGGAAACGCAAAGCGTCGGAGGCATCCAGTTCGATCTTGATGGCGTTGCGCGCCAGGGTCAGGTCGTTGGGGTTGCCGCTCTGGTAATAGGAATCGAGGTAGTCGAGATACCCCTTTTCCTTTTGCGGCGTCGCGCCGGCGGCCAAAGCCGTCGACAGCAACACGAACAGCGCGACCAGAACCAGGGTCGCCGCGTGCCGATGTTTCTGCATAAATCTCACCTCGTATTAAGAGCTACAATTTCTTGAGACAGTCGTCGTAACCAAGCAAGGCACACAGCTTGCGAGTGACGTCCTCCAAAAGCGACTCGGCGTCGTCGCTCCCGGCCCACTGGCCCGGCATCGAGACGAAATCGAGATTGGAGATATTGCCCAGCGCACCGGCGTTGACCGGGAAACGCACCCAGCGGCCGCTGTAGCGAAATTCAAAATTCTCACTGCCGCCGCGATTGATGCGCAGCCAGTCGCTGGAATTGCGTTTTTCCTGGTCGTCGATCCCCGCGTGGGTAAACATGGTGCGCACGCACAGGCGCAGACAGACATTGACCATTTGATAATGATAGGGATCAAGCTTGACGCGCGAGAGACCGCCCTCCGCCAGCGTGCGCTGCTCGCTGTTGCCCGCAGTCCGCACCACCTCTTCCGTGCGCTCGGTGAGTTCACCGACGCTGGAACGGCGCGCTGTTTCCGACCCGTAGTTGCGCTGCTCGACGTTTTCCATTGCCGGCATGACCGGAGTTCTTACCGCCGGCGCAGAACGGGCTATTGCCGTTTCCTTCTGGGCCTCACGTTGCAGGTCGTTTTTCTCGGCGCGATTCTTCAGCTTTTCTTGCGGACGAATATCCTGAACCCGGCTGTCCGGAACGGAGCGCAGGCGCTCGACCGGTCGCGGCTCTTCCGGTTTCGGCTCCGGCTTTGGCTTTGGCTTTACCTGCGGCTTGGGCACTTCCGGCTCGGGGATCTCGAAGATAAACTTGGTCTCGGCCGGATTGAGCTCATCAGTCGGCAGCGTCTGCGCCAGCTCGACCGACCCGAGATACGTAACCAAGAGTAACGAAAACAGTCCAAGGCCGACGAGCACGGCCATCAAGTTGACGAACCCGCGGCGGCCGAACGCGGCAAAGCGTCCCTCGGGGTCGGCACCGGCATGGCCCAACGCCCGGGCGACGATACATTCGTGCTCGAGTTCGGCGTCGTCGCGATCGAAGTAAGCTTGCATCAGTTCTCCTCAGATCAACGCGGCGATTACTCGACTTCAGCCCGGTAGACCAGGTTGCACGGATACTGCAGACTCTGGCAACTGGCGACGGCCAGCGCCACCAGCCCATAGTAAGAATGCGCCCCGCTGAAGACGTCCACGCTGGCGGAATCGGCGCCGATGGCGCGTTCGCCCAGGAATCGGGTGATCTGGTCGTGCACGAACGTATAACCGCCGCTTTCCTGCAGCAGGCGGTTGTCGACCGAGACAAACAGCGTTTCCGGCGGATCGGCCAAATTGTAGATCAGCGCCATCCGGCTGGAGTCAACCTGCCGGTCTTGATCGTACACCTCGATGCGAAACGGGGTCTGCGATTCGGCCGCCTGCGCCGAGGCCTGTTTGAACGGCACTTCGATGCGTTCCACCTGGGTTGAACCGTTGCCGACGATGATGAAGAAGAAGAGCATGATGAACGCCAGGTCGGAGGCGCTCACGATGAACGGCGCCATGTTGCGCTTATTTCTACGAGCGGACACCGGCGTGCTCCTTGCTGTGCGCCAGCACGGCCTCAGTCTCGTGGATTTGCTGCGGAATTTGCAGCGATTCGACGATTTCGCAGACCGCGACGGCACGCACTACCATCTGATGGTGAATTTGGTCAATCACCCGGCGTGAGAAATAGGCGGCCGCAATCGCGGTGCCGAGGTTCAGCAGACCCCACAAGCTCGTGATGATCGCAACCTTCAAACCGACCGCGAATTCCAGCGAGTGCGACAGATTCGCCGCGCTCTGGCCCTGGCTGAAAATGTACAAGAAGCCGATGAGCGTGCCGAAGAAACCGGCGGCCGGCGAGGCCGTCGCAATGCTGTCGTACATGCTCATCTCGTCCATGCTTTCAGTGATGCGATCGATGCGATTGCGGAAGTGCAGGTAGAGATGGTCGTAGCGCCCGGAAGCATTGGTCACCATCACCGAGTCCTTCAGGATGCGCCAGAATCGAGTTTGGCGGTGGTTCTGCTTCAACGTATAGTGATAGAAGTCGTCCCAAGTTTGGAACTTCTGATGCAGGAAATGCTCCAGCTCGGCATCGTCGGGATAGTACTGCTTCCGGCGCGCGGACGAGATCATGAAAATGACGAAGCGTACGACGGCGGCCAAACCGAGCGCAGCCAGAGCAAAGTAGGTCAGCAGCACGATCGTCGGGTAATTGGCTTGCATGAAGTTGGCCAGGTCGAATCCGACCGGATCAGTGGTGACCGACAAGGCGAACTCCTGGCGCTGTTCGTCAGCGACGCCCTGCTGTGCCTGTTGTTGCAACGACGTCTGAATCTTGGTGACGGCGTTCGCGTGTATGCGCCAGATGACCAGACCGGCAATCAGCAGGACCACAACGGTCGCCAGCGCCGACACCAGATAATTGCCGCGCTTGTAGACCGGATCGGAATATTCTTGATCTTGTTTCGAGTCTGCCATCAACTCCTCCGCTGTTCGCTCTCGGTTCACGCCCGATCCGGCAAGTACCGTCAAGTCTTCAGGCGATGCGCCGGTGAAGGATAGCCACGCCCCGGCTCATCGCAATGTCTGACGACTGGATCGGAACGATTTCAACGATGTTATCCAGTGACTTACACGCGCCGAATAAATGATAACGCCCCCGGTAGACGCGCTCTTACTGTTCTATTTATCGCCTGTGGGGTGGTGTTTCTTTAGGAATAGTTGAACACGATTCGGCGGTAAAGCGCTGAACTGTTCAAATCGTGCACAACTGGGGGGGAACCCCCTTCGCGCGACCACGCACGTCCATTTTCTATCACACCAACGGGGGTCACGGACAGAAGTTCGCGGGGAAACTAACGCGGACGGTGTTCGATAACCGGATCGGCAATTGCAGCTTGCTGTTCCCCGCCGAAACGGATGCCGATTTGCTGGAGCATCTCAAATGGCGGCACACCGCCGATGAACACGAAGATGTAGTCGTTGACGATCTGCACCATACCGGAGGGGGTCTTCAGCGACACCGCGGTCGCTGCGACTTCCGTCACCTGCGACTCGAAGATCGGCTTAATGCGGCCTTCGCGGATTAAGGCATTGACGCGGTCTTCGTTCTTTTTCTTGACCCGGAAGAAGCCGTTCTTGCGGTAGGAAATGCTCACGCGATTGCCGGATTGCTGTGCCAGGCCGACCGCCGCTTCGATGGCGCTGTCACCGCCGCCGACCACCAGTAGGTCAAGTCCGTGGTAGGACTGCGCGTCGATCAGTTGATACATGACCTTGGGCAGTTCTTCGCCGGGGACTTCGAGCTTGCGCGGCGTGCCGCGGCGGCCAAGCGCCAACACGACATTGCGCGCGTGATACCGGTCGTGATTGGTGGCAACCTCAAAGGCGGCGTCGGGCTGGAGCGCGATCGATTGCAGCCGCTCACCCGAGTGAACTTGCACTCCGTATTTCTGCACAATCTCCTGCCACATGCCCATCAGATACTCCTTCGTGTATTCGTCCTTGTCGAGCCGACCGTAAAGGGGAATGTCGATGGGCTGGGTCATAACGAGCTTGCGGCGGGGATAATGCAGGATGGTGCCGCCGACCTCCTTTTCGTCGATCACGAGATAATTCAGACGGTGTTCGATCGCAGTCAATGCGGCGGAGAGCCCGGCCGGACCGGCGCCGACGATCAGCACATCGAGAAGGCGATCATGACGACTGGTGCCGATGCGCCGCGCGATTTCCGAAACGACCTTCTGGCCCTGCGCAATGGCGTTGCGAATCAGCGAGATACCACCCAATTCGCCGGCAATGAAGATGCCCGGGACGGTTGTCTCGTTGTTCTCGTTGAGGATCGGGATATCGGGTCGTGAGCGTACGTCGCCGAGTCCGACCTTAAGCGCGCCGACCGGGCAGGCCAGTTCGCAATAGCCGTGGCCGACGCAGCGCTCGCCGTTGATGATTGTTGCGGTGCCCCAGACGACGCCGATAACATCGCCCTCGGGACAGGCGGCTGCGCACGAGCCGCAGCCAATGCACAAGGCGGCGTTGATCATCGGGTACTGCGCCTTGGGACGATCAATGCCAAGCGCGCGAGCTTCCACTTTGCGCTGCTCCGATTGAGCGAGAGTGCGGCGGAATTGGCGATAGTAGATATAGAATACTGCCGCTCCGAGAAGGATCACGGTCGACCAAATGATGACAGTTTCCATTGACGGTTGCAGCTCCCGCTAAAATCGATATCCGAGTTCCGTGCGCAGACCAAGACCGTCGGTGTCGTCGCCGCGCTCCAGGCGACCGGATCCGCTCAGGAACAGATGGCGAACAATACCGGCGTAGAGAGCGATTTCCCAGGCGCGATTGCGGCGGGAACGATCATCGCCGAAGCGATAGCGATATTCGGAGTAGCCGAGATCGAAGGTGCTGCCGCTGCGGAAGTTCTGGCTCAGTCGAGCGCCATAGCTTTGACCGTCATTGACCGGGCCATCGAAGCCGGAGTAGATTAGATTCAGGCTGATCGTCCTGATTGCAAAGCCGGTTTTCGTGAGCGACATCGAATAGGAGGTCGTGGCCGTGGCTTCATCGGAGCGCTTGCGATACCCTGAGTTTAGATACAGCGAGATCCCCGCGGGCAGTCGCAGATTGAGCTGGCCCCGCACACCGCTGCGCAGTTGATCGTCGAACAGACTGTCGGCAACGG contains:
- a CDS encoding MotA/TolQ/ExbB proton channel family protein; this encodes MADSKQDQEYSDPVYKRGNYLVSALATVVVLLIAGLVIWRIHANAVTKIQTSLQQQAQQGVADEQRQEFALSVTTDPVGFDLANFMQANYPTIVLLTYFALAALGLAAVVRFVIFMISSARRKQYYPDDAELEHFLHQKFQTWDDFYHYTLKQNHRQTRFWRILKDSVMVTNASGRYDHLYLHFRNRIDRITESMDEMSMYDSIATASPAAGFFGTLIGFLYIFSQGQSAANLSHSLEFAVGLKVAIITSLWGLLNLGTAIAAAYFSRRVIDQIHHQMVVRAVAVCEIVESLQIPQQIHETEAVLAHSKEHAGVRS
- a CDS encoding NAD(P)-binding domain-containing protein; this encodes METVIIWSTVILLGAAVFYIYYRQFRRTLAQSEQRKVEARALGIDRPKAQYPMINAALCIGCGSCAAACPEGDVIGVVWGTATIINGERCVGHGYCELACPVGALKVGLGDVRSRPDIPILNENNETTVPGIFIAGELGGISLIRNAIAQGQKVVSEIARRIGTSRHDRLLDVLIVGAGPAGLSAALTAIEHRLNYLVIDEKEVGGTILHYPRRKLVMTQPIDIPLYGRLDKDEYTKEYLMGMWQEIVQKYGVQVHSGERLQSIALQPDAAFEVATNHDRYHARNVVLALGRRGTPRKLEVPGEELPKVMYQLIDAQSYHGLDLLVVGGGDSAIEAAVGLAQQSGNRVSISYRKNGFFRVKKKNEDRVNALIREGRIKPIFESQVTEVAATAVSLKTPSGMVQIVNDYIFVFIGGVPPFEMLQQIGIRFGGEQQAAIADPVIEHRPR